The genomic stretch AGATGGAGCTTGAGCTGGATTGAAAGCAACGAGTCCATTTAAGCCTACGCCATTCGTACCCGCAGGGCCTTGCGGTCCAGTTGCGCCAGTCGCACCAGTAGCGCCGGCCGGACCCGCAGGACCTTGTGGCCCGGTAGCGCCAGTCGCGCCGGAAGGACCTTGTGAACCCGCAGGACCTTGCGCGCCAGACGAACCTGTAGAATCTTCCTCTATTTGTATTTTGACCATTTGGGAGGATTTGTCCCAAGAGACTTTAGCTCCGAAAATGTCGGCGAGTGCACGGATTGGTACCATTACTCTTCCATTTTTGATTTGAGCGGGCTCGGCAAGATCAATTTCCTTCGCAACAGAATCGATAGTCACAGTTGCTTTGTTCGATCCCATGACCAGTACGACGGTTACGTTATCTTTGATCAATGTCGCTGTTTTCGTTCTTTGATCCCAATGAATGGATGTTTTGAATGTGTCGGAAATAGACTTGAAAGGTACGAGCACAGTTTGATTTATGAGAACAGGGGCATGTTCATCAGAATTACTAATGCCGTTGACCTCAAGCTTTATTGCGCTTGCAGCATAACTTACGGGAATGAACATAATTTGAAATAAAAGTGCAACAATAACTGGAAAAGCGATTACTTTTCTCTTGAGCACATAAACTCCTCCTCGTGATGGTGTACTTTCAACTTAGAAATATAGCAAACTATGCGAGTATGACAGAGGTACAGCATAGTTGTAATACTTGTTTTTCAAAGAAATGGAGTTGGCTCTCCATTAATGGGACCTCCTTATACTGACAAATTTTTCGACCATTCACATAATACCGACTATGCCCCTCTCTTGGTAACAATCTCCTTTCCAGTTCACTTATTCCCTTCCCAAATAAACAAGGATACTTACCGAAACTGGTTTAGTTATTTCTATAATAAATCAAGCCAACATTAAATTCTGTAATCTGGATTACACTTTTGTTCGAATGCAATTGGAACGAAAGTAAAAAAACCAGGTGGATGGGGAATACAGCCACATCTTAGTTTATTCTATCCTCAGCACTCTTCTCATGTGGAGTGTCTAATATTGATGACTCTGAATCAATAAATGAGATGTGACGGAGTTGCTCAAAGTTATACATCCATATAAACTGTTCTCAAAGCAGCAACTAGGGACTGTGGTAGGATTTTGCGGACAGCGATTAGTACCCCGTGACCGAGATAACCTTAAGGGCATCTACAGAATCATCTTAACGGCTATCATACTTTCGATTGGCACCATTGGCATTGTGGGAGGGATCAATAATTATTTAGAAAAAGGGGGTGGCGAAGTTGTAGCCTGAATGAACTTAAATTAAATATCTTTTAAAAGAATAATAAAAATATTCAATTTACTTAAAGGGATTTTTCGAAAAATGAGCTGATTCTTGACATGATGTTCAAAAAAATAAGGAAATGAAACGATGGTTTTAAGGGGAGCATCTACCCTCGCATATAACATATGAACATCAAAAGACTTAAAGTGTCTTTTGTCGAAGATATAGCTGATGGTTTCATTTATGAAATTTATCTATTCAAAACTCTAAAACCATTCTGTAATACGAAGCTAAAGTTTATAAAAATACTGCACTTATGGATGCTTTAACTTCATCATAACGACAACGAATGTGCTCATGCTGAGATAGCATGAGCTTTATTATATTTTGGTTATAATAAATCATAATGGTAAACTCATTGCTATTGGCTAGGGCAGCAAAGAAAGTAGTATGGAGATCGTAGTGCCCATGAATTTACTCAAATCATCAATAATAGTTGGAGAGAATCGCATGTTCAATATACATAACTAAATACATAATAGGTATTATTTGTATTCAAGAAGAGAATATGTTCTATCTTACAATAATAATAATTTAGATTGCACCAAAAGAACTAGAAAAAAGGAAAAAAATAAATTGTAAATCACCTAAATTATTTGTTATACTAATTCACAGCGAAATCATCGGAAATAGAACGAATCATAGACAGATATATAGAGAACTAAGTAACTGGCGGGCTAGGAGGATAAAGGTTGATTCAACTCATTGACTTACACAAGCTGTACAAAACGAATAAAGGCACAGTAGTTGGCGTCGACCACGTCAATCTTCATATCGCTAAAGGTGAAATATTTGGCATCGTTGGTTATAGCGGCGCGGGCAAAAGCTCAGTGCTGCGTTGCATTAACCTACTTGAGAAGCCAACCTCAGGAAAAGTGCTGGTGAACGGCGTTGAACTTACCGCTTTGAGTAAAAATGATCTGAGAGTCGCTCGTCAAAAGATCGGCATGATATTTCAACATTTCTACCTTGTGGGAAGCAAAACCGTATTTGAGAATGTTGCGCTTGCTCTGGAAGCAGCGGATACTCCGAAGTCGGCTATTCACAGCAAAGTCACGGAGCTGCTTCAGCTCGTCGGTCTGGCGGATAAGGCAGACAGCTACCCTGCTCAATTAAGTGGAGGCCAAAAACAGCGTGTCGGCATCGCTCGCGCGTTGGCCAACGATCCGCAAGTGCTGTTATGCGATGAAGCAACGTCAGCGCTTGACCCGATGACCACACAGTCGATTCTGGCACTGCTTCGAGAAATCAATCGTAAGCTGGGGCTTACAATTGTGCTCATTACTCATGAGATGGAAGTAGTGAAGGAGCTATGTCACCGGGTTGCCATTATGCAGAATGGTCAGGTGATTGAAGACGGCAGCGTATATGAGATTTTTGCTAATCCAGTACAGCCGCTGACTCGAGAATTTATCAATAGTGTATTGGAATTTAAGCTGCCAGCGAAACTATGGGAGAAGCTTGACCGATCTAGCAAGGTTTTAAAGGTGTTGTTCCGTGACGATGCAGCAGAACAGGCAATTATTTCTGATTTGCTGAAGAAGAGCGGCATTAAAGCAAATATTTTGCATGGGAAAATAGAGTATATAGGTGAGAAGCCTCTTGGAACCTTCATTATGGAAGTGACCGGAACAAATGAGGAAGTTGATTCGGCCATTCGGTATTTGAATGATCGTTCTTGCATTGTGGAGGTGGTTCAGCATGTTTAGCTCCTTGATTGAAATGCTTCCCGATATGGGAAAAGCATTTTATGAAACGCTCTACATGGTTGGTATCTCGCTATTGATAGCATTCATCCTTGGTCTGCCGCTTGGCGTACTGTTGTTTATTAGCAGCAAAGGGCTATTCTCAGAGAACCGAGCAATTAATATGATTTTGGGCGTGGTTTCGAATATGGTACGTTCGATCCCGTTCTTAATTTTACTTGTGCTGCTGTTGAAATTTACGCAATTTTTACTTGGAACTACGATTGGTCCATCAGCCGCAGCTGTTCCACTCTCCATTGCAGCTATACCTTTCTATGCGCGCTTGGTAGAAAACTCACTTAGAGAGGTGAATAAAGGGATCATCGAAGCCGCTATAGCAATGGGGGCAAGACCTTGGCTTATTATCCGCAAGGTACTGCTGCCAGAAGCAAAGTCCGGCATCATTTCAGGACTTACCATAACCGCTATCAGCTTGCTTGGTTTCTCTGCGATGGCAGGTACGGTCGGCGGCGGAGGAATTGGGGACCTGGCCATACGATACGGTTATTATCGTTATGATAATGAAGTTCTGTTCACAACGGTTATTCTACTTATCGTGGTTGTCCAAATCATCCAATTCGTTGGAGATTGGGCATCGCGTAAAGTAGATAAACGTTAAGATAAAAGATTTTCACAACTTAGAAAAAGGGGATAATAATCTTGAAAAAGCAATTAATGATCGTTACGTTGTGCATCCTGTTAATGTCAATGCTGGCCGCTTGCGGCAGCAATAACAAAGAAGAAGGAACAGCTTCTAACGAAGGAGCTGCACTGCAGAAAAAATCGCTGAAAATTGGAGCAACGGCTGGTCCATACAGTGATATGGTGAATAAAGCGATTAAGCCTCTTATGGAAGAGAAAGGCTATAAAATTGAGATTGTTGAGTTCAACGATTATGTTCAGCCGAACAAATCGCTTGATAACGGATCGATCGACGCCAATCTGTTCCAGCACATTATTTATTTGAACAAGTTTGCTCAGGATAACAAGCTTGAACTGAGCTCTGTCATAAGTGTTCCAACTGCGCCCATGGGGCTATATTCAAATACAATCAAATCCATTGACGATATTAAAGAGGGAAGTTCTCTTACGATTGCGAATGACCCTGCCAACCTAGCACGCTCGCTTCTGCTGCTTCAGGATATTGGGCTCGTTACAATTAAAGACGATGCAGATCCGGCGACGATTTCCGATAAGGATATTGAAAATAATGTGAAGAATCTTAAAATAACATCACTCGAGGCTGCACAGCTTCCGCGGACACTGGATAGTTCCAATCTGTCTGTTGTAGCGGGGAACTTCGCCCTTGCAGCGGGGATGGACCTGACTAGCGCTCTGCAGCTTGAGAACATGTCAGAGAATTATCGCAACGTTGTAGCTGTTAGAACAACAGATGCTGAAAGCCAATTCGCCAAGGATTTGAAAGAAGTTATTGAATCTGCTGAATTCGAGCAAAAGATCGATGAGCAGTTCCAAGGCTTCTCTAAACCTGAATGGATGACAAAATAAGAGAATGAATAAATAAGACCGTGCTGCTTCATCATGCAGCACGGTCTTATTTATGTTAGTCCAGCTTAGAGAGCCTGTGTATGATCGATGAGTTGTTTATCTTGTGAATATTTTTTCGATTCATTCATCAATTGTTCATAATGCTCTGTTACGCTCTCTTTGAAATGAAAGGAGAGGTTCAGATGAGTTGGTTAGAGATCAGTTTAGCATTGATTACTGCTGTAATTATATTGGGGTATATGTCAGGTGTGCTAATGATAGGGAGAAGGATATTTACTGCACTTGGCGTAGGAACATTGATGCTTGGTCTGCAACTGGTGCGTGATGGCTACAGAATACAAATGCTTTTGTTTTATCTTCTTTTTGCGGTCAGCTTGTTAAGCTTCACAGCATGGGCATTATGGAGAAGAACGGTGAAATTAGAAAAGAAGCCGAGGTTGTGGAAGCGAATAACTGTTGGAGGCATAGGAACGGTAATACTGGCAATAGCTTTCCTCATTCCGTTATACGTATTGCCTATAATTACTCTGCCCATGCCGACGGGGACGCATATAATAGGCACGTCCAGCTACAACTGGATCGACGAGAGTCGTTTGGAGTCATTTACATCTGATGAAGCCGACCATAGAGATGTCTTAGTTCGTGTCTGGTACCCAGCAGAACCAATAGAAAATATGAAAACTGCCTCTTACGCATATAACGTTGAACAAATGGAGCAATTGTACAACGATCAACCATTATATGTGAAGGTATTACTAGATGCTATTAAAAATACAAAGGTACATTCGTATCTTCAAGTGCCAGTCTCTTCTGTCGCAAGCCGCTATCCTGTTCTGCTCATGTCGCCTGGCTTTGGAGCATCCAATTTCATGTATACGAGTTTTACTGAAAACTTGGCAAGCCACGGGTACATCGTGGTTGCAATTGAGCACCCGTATTATACGCAAATACCGACTATTTATCCAGATGGAAGAATTACAGCAGGGCAGGTGGCGTTAGATGCAGACCCATTCATGTGGGACAATATGAGCGAACATATGCAGCTATGGGCGCAAGACGTGAGGTTTGTCCTCAATCAATTGTACGTGTTAAACGAATCAAAGGATCAGAACATTTTATCTGGAAAGATGGATTTGAATCGTATTGGCATGCTAGGTCACTCGTTCGGAGGCGCGGCTGCTGCACAGGTGATGCATCAGGATTCTCGGGTATTGGCTGGCTTGAATATGGATGGATTTCCATATGGCGCAGCGATTGAAGACGGATTGACTAATCCTTTCTTATATATCCAAACGACTGACAGTGATGCCTTTGGAAAACGAGAGCTCTCGGAGGATGTTTGGTCCGATTCCAAAAAATATCCTGGACTGGAATCCGAAGAGGAATACTTTGAGGCTGCGGCTGAGTATACACGAAGAAAGAATGGGATGTTGAAGAATGGCGGGTCTGAATGGGTGGTTTCTGGCGCTGATCACATGAGCTTCTCCGATACGGTGCTGTACTCGCCATTATTGGGAGATGGTGATCTATCTTTGATTGAAACGATAAATGAAAAGTTGGTGCAGTTTTTTGATGTACATGTTAAAACAATAGAATAAGGTTGTAATCGAAGCGGGGGGACTGGATGATAAATATATTAGTGGCGGATGATGATCCTTTTATTCGTGAGCTGGTCAGACTGGCACTGCGTTCAGATGGTTATAGCATCTTGGAGTCGGGAGAATGGCACAGACGCGATTACCAAAATTCACTCCGAACGGCTGGAACTTGCGATTGTAGACATTATGATGCCTGGCAAGGATGGACTTGAAGTGTGCAGGGAGATCAAACGGCATCTTGATATCCCTGTTCTTATGTTGACAGCCAAAGCTGCGAATATCGACAAGGTGACTGGATTTCAAGCTGGAACGGATGATTATGTCGTAAAACCATTTGATCCAAAAGAACTGAGTTATCGTGTGAAGGCGCTGCTTCGGCGATATCGATTCGACCAAGGCTATTCTTTTCAAATTGGCGAGCTGTACTTGAATGCCGAGAGGCATGTATGTGTGGGAGATCAGGTCGTACCATTGCCGCCTAAAGAGTTTGAGCTTTTGTATCGGCTCGCTTCGGAGCCGAACCGAACCTTGACCCGTGATCAGATCATCATGCGCGTATGGGGCGTCGATTTTGAAGGAGATGAACGGACTGTAGATGTGCATGTAAAGCGACTTAGGGAGAAGTTCTCTAAACTAACAGACAGCTTTGAAATTGTGACAGTTAGGGGGTTCGGATATAGGTTGGAGGTTAAGCATGTTTAAGACGCTCTATGTTCGAATTGTATTCTATTATTTTTCTGCTGTCCTTATAGGAGTTGTAGTCGCTTGGGCTTCAGCGCTTTTTGTTTTTCAGGATTCTAAAAATAAATATACGGAAAGTGAGCTTCGGGAGAAAGGTGAAAATATCGTTAAGCTGTACAATCAAACTAATCCTGAGGATAAGCAGTTGTTTTTGGAGAAGGCTGCACAGCTCTCGTCCGTTAGGTTGAAGATCGTTGCTCCGGATTCGCAAGAAGAGCAGTTCATTAACTGGTCTGCGGAGGACAGTTTCTGCGATTGTGATCTATCGATCATTGTCCCATGGGTATTAAATGGGGATGTCTATCACATGGAGCTTGCTCAATCATCCTCCGTAGATGCCTACGGATCGTCAGTCTTAACGGAAATTGCACTTATACTGGCCATTGTCCTTTTAGTGGGAGGATCGATTATTTTGCTGTTTGCCAGACATTTGGTTAGCCCGATTCAGAAGGTTACGATAGCGGCCAAACAGCTTGCAACAGGCGATTTTAATGTGAAGCTACCCGAGGATCGTCGGGACGAAATGGGCTCGTTATCTACAGCCATTAATCAAATGGCTGTGGAATTAGGGCAACTGGACCGAGAGCGGCAGGAGTTTGTTGCTAACGTATCTCATGAATTCCAGTCTCCGCTTACTTTAATTAAAGGCTTTTCTACCATGCTGCTTGAGGGAACACTTAATGAATCGGAGCGTGTACGATCCATTGAGATCATGATGCAGGAGAGCGATCGCTTATCGAAGCTGAGCGAGCATTTGCTTCGGTTAGCGACAATAGACTCAGAGAAGTATGTGTCTTCCAAAGTGTACTTTGATCTTGCTGAACAAATTAGGCGCACGGTTCTCACTTTTGAGCCTTTATGGTCGGCTAGGCAGTTGGACGTAGAGATGCGAGCATCCCGAACGATGGTTCATGCGGATGAAGAGCTTCTGAACCAAGTATGGATCAATTTGATGTCGAATGCGATTAAGTTTGCGCCTATAGGCGGGAAGATCGCAATCGATTTGTATGCTGAAGAAGAGCAAGTGAAGGTCGGATTTTTTGATAATGGGATTTCAATCGCATCTGAGGATCGCGAGCGAATATTTCATAGATTTTTCAAGGCGGATCGAGCCAGAGACCGCTCTATAGAAGGCAACGGATTAGGTCTATCCATTGTGAAGAAAATCGTTGATATCCATGAGGGAAGCGTTCAAGTACAATCGGATAGCGGGGACGGAAAAACGTTTATTGTCATCATCCCCAAAAGCGCTGAGGCCAGGGGAGCGTTAGTTAAATCGTAATAGTTCACACAACATAAATCTTGACACAGCAGCCCGCTTCCTGTATAAATACATTTAAGCATGAAACTGGATATCAAACATTAGTGAATGGGACAGTAATCTTGGACAGATAGTCGCAGCGAGCCGGGTCAGTGGAAGCCGGTACGGATGTCTTAGATGAAGCGGGCCCAGGAAATGGTTTGCCGAACCGAGCAAGCAGAAGTAGGCAAATCCGGTCATGGACCGTTACGAAAACGAGGGGTCAAGTCCGGAAACAGGCTTGGCACTTAGAGTGGTACCACGGGATCTTCACGGCTCTCGTCTCTTATTATAGAGACGGGGGCCTTTTTTTATTTTCGAGGAAGGGGAGGATGCAGGGATGATTCACGAACAATTGATAGCAGCCATTGAAGAAATGACGGAAAGTATGTTATTGGAGGGTAAGCTTGCTCGGCCAGAGAAGCTCGTCATTGCTCTCGAGCATCCTGTTAATTTGGAGCATGGTGATTACAGCAGCAACATAGCGATGCAGCTAGCCAAGTTATTAAAGCGAGCACCCGCTCAGATTGCTGGCGAGTTCCAGCAAAAGCTGCAATCCCATCCACTCCTTTCTCATTCGATTGCACAAATCGAGGTTGCCTCGCCAGGTTTCCTGAATTTTTATGTGGATTGGTCGTGGTGGGCAGCAGCCTCTGAGCAGACTTCAACTTCAAAAACAGCATTGAGAAATAAGGTGCTAGTAGAGCATACATCGATCAACCCAAACAAATCGGCTCATATTGGACATTTGCGCAACTCCTGCATAGGCGACACATTAGCTAGAATGCTGACAAAAACAGGCTGCCAAGTTGAGGTGCACAACTATATCGATGATCTTGGCAATCAGCTGGCGGATACGGTGGTTGGTGTTTTACAAACAACGACGAAGCAGCCTTACGAGCGTTTCGGGGATTTTTGCTGGGAGACGTATTCTAAAATAAATAAAGCATATAAGGAAAATCCAGATCTGCTCGAGCAGCGTACGAGTGTACTAACCCAGCTGGAGGAAGGCCATTCGAATGTTGCATGGATGGGGCTGCTCATTGCTGAACGTATTGTACGGGAGCATGTAGAGGAAATGAAGCAATTTGGCATTTCCTATGACGTTTTGGTGTGGGAGAGCAGCATCGTAAGAGAGGGGTTTTGGGAGCGAGCTTTCGAGCTGCTGCAAAAAACAAGCATTTTCCGCAAGGAAACCGAAGGGAAGCTGGCAGGCTGCTGGGTGCTTAAGCATCAGGAGCATGAGGCAGATGAAACTAATGAGTATCAGACGGATAAGGTGCTTGTGCGCTCCAACGGGATTTTAACGTATACAGCGAAGGATATTGCCTATCATCTTTGGAAGTTTGGTTTGTTGGATAAAGATTTCCGTTACAAAAGGTTTTCAGACCGTCTATGGTCAACCCATGCAAGCGGAGCGAAGAAAAAAATCGGTCACGCTGATATGGTGATCAATGTCATTGATCAGAGACAGGAATACCCGCAGGCGATGGTTAAGCAGGCGTTGCTGGCCCTTGGCTACGAGCAGCAAGCTGAGCAATTGCGACATGTTAGCTACGGTGTTGTTTCATTAAGCGCGAATACAGCAAAAGGGTTAGGCATCGATACATCAGAGGGCAAGCATGCTTATGCCATGAGTGGAAGACAGGGAATTGGCATAAAAATTGCAGATTTCTTAGTTCAAATGGAGCAAATCATCGACGGCAAGCGTTCCCGCAAAGCTGGCATTACGAGCCATGCGATAGCTGCTGCTTCCATTCGCTACTATTTATTGCGCTTCCAGCTTCAGACGGAGATTGTCTTTGATATTGACCAAGCGACAGAGGTTTCAGGAAATACCGGCGTTTATATGTTGTATTCCTATGCCCGCTCCTGCAGTATCTTGCAGAAGGCAGGGGAGGGTGGTCGCAGCTTAGGCTGGGAGCTGGCGTTAGGCGAGCTAGAGCCTGCCGAGCACCAGCTGCTTCGTCAGCTGGCTTACTGGCCGGAGACGCTGCAAGCAGCCGTCAAGGAGCTCTCGCCAAGCCTGCTTTGCAGCTATGTTTATGATCTCTCTGCTTTATTTAACCATTTTTATGCGGTTTGTCCGATATTGAAAGCAGAGGGGCAGGTCAAGACCAAACGTATCTGGCTTACGGAGCGCTATAAGCAGGCTATGCAGGAAGCTCTTGAGATTTTGGGTTTGCCCACCCCGAGCCGAATGTAGCCGTATGTTCCATTCATGCAATTCGATTGCCTGTCATATAGTTTAACGCAGAGGTACAGGCAGCTGAGGATAGCGACGAATGGAAGGCGGGTGCTTAGCTTGGAGCATGCAGCTCAAGTTGATGAGTTCATACCAGATGTAACGATAGATTTTGCTGTACAAGGGATGAGTTGTTCCGCTTGTGCGGCGAGAATTGAGAAGGCTGTTGGCAAAATGGACGGTGTCCAGATGGCAGCAGTCAGCTTCCCGCTTCGAACGGCATGGGTACAATTTAAGTCAGAGCAGCTTGGACCCGAGCAAATAGCTGATCGAGTCAAACAGCTAGGCTTTGTTGCACTGCTGAATGAAACAGCCAAGGAAGGGCTGGAACAAGAGCATAAGACGCTGAAAGTCAGGCTTATTATGTCGGCTGTTCTTACGCTGCCGCTTCTAACGGGAATGCTGCAGCATATTCCCCTTTTAGAGCCGTTGCTGGCAAGCTTGCCATTATGGCTGACGATGCCTTGGCTGCAGCTTGTTTTGGCAACGGTTATCCAGTTCGTCATCGGCATGCCCTTT from Paenibacillus sp. FSL H8-0548 encodes the following:
- the argS gene encoding arginine--tRNA ligase encodes the protein MIHEQLIAAIEEMTESMLLEGKLARPEKLVIALEHPVNLEHGDYSSNIAMQLAKLLKRAPAQIAGEFQQKLQSHPLLSHSIAQIEVASPGFLNFYVDWSWWAAASEQTSTSKTALRNKVLVEHTSINPNKSAHIGHLRNSCIGDTLARMLTKTGCQVEVHNYIDDLGNQLADTVVGVLQTTTKQPYERFGDFCWETYSKINKAYKENPDLLEQRTSVLTQLEEGHSNVAWMGLLIAERIVREHVEEMKQFGISYDVLVWESSIVREGFWERAFELLQKTSIFRKETEGKLAGCWVLKHQEHEADETNEYQTDKVLVRSNGILTYTAKDIAYHLWKFGLLDKDFRYKRFSDRLWSTHASGAKKKIGHADMVINVIDQRQEYPQAMVKQALLALGYEQQAEQLRHVSYGVVSLSANTAKGLGIDTSEGKHAYAMSGRQGIGIKIADFLVQMEQIIDGKRSRKAGITSHAIAAASIRYYLLRFQLQTEIVFDIDQATEVSGNTGVYMLYSYARSCSILQKAGEGGRSLGWELALGELEPAEHQLLRQLAYWPETLQAAVKELSPSLLCSYVYDLSALFNHFYAVCPILKAEGQVKTKRIWLTERYKQAMQEALEILGLPTPSRM
- a CDS encoding methionine ABC transporter permease — translated: MFSSLIEMLPDMGKAFYETLYMVGISLLIAFILGLPLGVLLFISSKGLFSENRAINMILGVVSNMVRSIPFLILLVLLLKFTQFLLGTTIGPSAAAVPLSIAAIPFYARLVENSLREVNKGIIEAAIAMGARPWLIIRKVLLPEAKSGIISGLTITAISLLGFSAMAGTVGGGGIGDLAIRYGYYRYDNEVLFTTVILLIVVVQIIQFVGDWASRKVDKR
- a CDS encoding HAMP domain-containing sensor histidine kinase, with protein sequence MFKTLYVRIVFYYFSAVLIGVVVAWASALFVFQDSKNKYTESELREKGENIVKLYNQTNPEDKQLFLEKAAQLSSVRLKIVAPDSQEEQFINWSAEDSFCDCDLSIIVPWVLNGDVYHMELAQSSSVDAYGSSVLTEIALILAIVLLVGGSIILLFARHLVSPIQKVTIAAKQLATGDFNVKLPEDRRDEMGSLSTAINQMAVELGQLDRERQEFVANVSHEFQSPLTLIKGFSTMLLEGTLNESERVRSIEIMMQESDRLSKLSEHLLRLATIDSEKYVSSKVYFDLAEQIRRTVLTFEPLWSARQLDVEMRASRTMVHADEELLNQVWINLMSNAIKFAPIGGKIAIDLYAEEEQVKVGFFDNGISIASEDRERIFHRFFKADRARDRSIEGNGLGLSIVKKIVDIHEGSVQVQSDSGDGKTFIVIIPKSAEARGALVKS
- a CDS encoding MetQ/NlpA family ABC transporter substrate-binding protein, with product MKKQLMIVTLCILLMSMLAACGSNNKEEGTASNEGAALQKKSLKIGATAGPYSDMVNKAIKPLMEEKGYKIEIVEFNDYVQPNKSLDNGSIDANLFQHIIYLNKFAQDNKLELSSVISVPTAPMGLYSNTIKSIDDIKEGSSLTIANDPANLARSLLLLQDIGLVTIKDDADPATISDKDIENNVKNLKITSLEAAQLPRTLDSSNLSVVAGNFALAAGMDLTSALQLENMSENYRNVVAVRTTDAESQFAKDLKEVIESAEFEQKIDEQFQGFSKPEWMTK
- a CDS encoding methionine ABC transporter ATP-binding protein, encoding MIQLIDLHKLYKTNKGTVVGVDHVNLHIAKGEIFGIVGYSGAGKSSVLRCINLLEKPTSGKVLVNGVELTALSKNDLRVARQKIGMIFQHFYLVGSKTVFENVALALEAADTPKSAIHSKVTELLQLVGLADKADSYPAQLSGGQKQRVGIARALANDPQVLLCDEATSALDPMTTQSILALLREINRKLGLTIVLITHEMEVVKELCHRVAIMQNGQVIEDGSVYEIFANPVQPLTREFINSVLEFKLPAKLWEKLDRSSKVLKVLFRDDAAEQAIISDLLKKSGIKANILHGKIEYIGEKPLGTFIMEVTGTNEEVDSAIRYLNDRSCIVEVVQHV